In Carya illinoinensis cultivar Pawnee chromosome 10, C.illinoinensisPawnee_v1, whole genome shotgun sequence, one DNA window encodes the following:
- the LOC122278890 gene encoding zinc finger protein ZAT11-like: protein MAMKRMRSEDVGNKDGLDDMMAKCLMLLSHGVGLADTKPKTCPSPVHVFECKTCNRQFSSFQALGGHTASHKKPRLMGEEHKDQTKLQSSAGHDKPKMHECSICGQTFSMGQALGGHMKRHRANDGLSSILNPVDHAKVPVLMERSNSTRVVCSLDLNLTPLENDLKLLFGKMAPKVDLRLMI from the coding sequence ATGGCCATGAAGAGAATGAGATCAGAAGATGTAGGGAATAAAGACGGCTTAGACGACATGATGGCGAAGTGTCTGATGCTGCTGTCTCATGGCGTCGGCTTAGCAGACACAAAGCCCAAAACATGCCCAAGTCCGGTTCATGTCTTCGAATGCAAGACATGCAACCGTCAGTTTTCATCATTCCAAGCGCTGGGTGGCCACACAGCCAGCCACAAGAAGCCAAGATTGATGGGGGAAGAACACAAGGATCAGACCAAGTTGCAGAGTTCTGCAGGGCATGATAAACCCAAGATGCATGAGTGCTCGATATGTGGACAGACGTTCTCCATGGGGCAGGCTTTGGGTGGGCATATGAAGCGGCATAGAGCGAATGACGGGTTATCTTCCATTCTGAATCCTGTAGATCACGCCAAAGTGCCGGTGCTGATGGAGAGATCTAACAGTACGAGGGTTGTCTGCAGCTTGGACTTGAACTTGACACCCTTGGAGAATGATTTGAAGTTATTATTTGGGAAGATGGCTCCTAAAGTCGATCTTCGTTTGATGATTTGA